The genomic window CAAAATGTCACGGTCATCATGCACGCCGAGCTGCCCAGCACGAACTCCCAACTGTTCTGCCTCCTTCACTTGGTCCTCCATTAGTGCAACGAGAGGGGAGACTACAATAACTATCGGCTTAGCATCGCCAGCATTCGCCTTACCCAACTCCTTCACCAAtaacggagccagctggaaaatcaaacttttccTGAACCCCGTGGGGAGAAGCCCCACcacatcatggccaccaacaaaactcaacaaagcttgttcttgctccggctttaaCTTCTCAATATTCGGCAGCGTTGCCACAACAGACTGAATAGCTTCGCTCACATCGTTCTCCATTGCCTTCtgactaccgacctacaacaacaactcaaactggcgcacgactttatcgtcattgttctcagacacgccctctgttcgctgattgggcgccgctgtggcggtgtcacgttaaaattgtaccgggggcgaaaattgtaccggcctacgtcatcgtttgtttacatcctgacaacctgacaacctgccctgcaacagacgacgcgatgcagaaaacatgtttccaaacgacgaaataacataatacagatagcggatcgctatctgaaTTATGATatatagcgataacacttgtatttgtattgtatttaattgtttaatcgaaacaataaagaaacttgaccgcgaaacgggcgatcgcgtcaaatgacgcgtcaaatcacgtaggaaggttcttgaacattctagactatgaaacctgcttaaaacactcagtttactagctaaattcgattaaacaattcaatacaatgcaaatataaagtaaaaacaagtgttttctagcgatccgttatctgtattatgtttcattaaccctcctacgtcatttgacgcgatcgcccgtttcgcgggcaaaacatttgtcatttgacgcgatcgcccgtttcgcgggcaattttttttattgtttcgattaaacaattaaatacaatacaaatataaagtaaaaacaagtgttatcgctatccatcataatacagatagcgatccgctatctgtattatgttatttcgtcgtttggaaacatgttttctgcatcgcgtcgtctgttgcagggcaggttgtcaggatgtaaacaaacgatgacgtaggccggtacaattttcgcccccggtacaattttaacgtgacagcggccccagaaaaccaaattacatacagcaggtccagacctagcctggttctaccagactctcgtacttcacttcatttaatttaatttgtacagagagtctggacctaatcaattgacaaacgttaactcacttgaaggcgggtgtctgttgaagtttaaaatgattggatctgcccagtgccactctggatctgccataaccaatcgctaacgtttggttgtgacgtatgtcatgcgccgggaatcacgcgcaggttgtacacaaaccaaaacaccttgcgcgtctgcacaaaaatgtccgtcaacgacagatgcaggttttgttcgtcgaatttaatttatcagggaaaaattgcacattgtaaatcaatattttatagtaaggccagagatgatgtatgcagtcaactttcgaagctgggtc from Gadus morhua chromosome 17, gadMor3.0, whole genome shotgun sequence includes these protein-coding regions:
- the LOC115529077 gene encoding putative ATP-dependent DNA helicase Q1 isoform X1, whose translation is MENDVSEAIQSVVATLPNIEKLKPEQEQALLSFVGGHDVVGLLPTGFRKSLIFQLAPLLVKELGKANAGDAKPIVIVVSPLVALMEDQVKEAEQLGVRAGQLGVHDDRDILDGSLSLVFGSPESWLLNNKWRRMLASTIYQDNLIGIVVDEVHVTYKWGEASKGESAFRESFAKLGELRSIAKEGTPVLALTASADIKSRSSHQTTPYGQCCSNHR
- the LOC115529077 gene encoding putative ATP-dependent DNA helicase Q1 isoform X2 — translated: MENDVSEAIQSVVATLPNIEKLKPEQEQALLSFVGGHDVVGLLPTGFRKSLIFQLAPLLVKELGKANAGDAKPIVIVVSPLVALMEDQVKEAEQLGVRAGQLGVHDDRDILDGSLSLVFGSPESWLLNNKWRRMLASTIYQDNLIGIVVDEVHVTYKWGEASKGESAFRESFAKLGELRSIAKEG